The DNA segment AAAATTGACATTACGATTTTTTATAATGAGAAATAAGAATACATGAAAAGTATACAATTCTTGGAAGAATAGGTAAGGGAGGTCTCATGAATTCCTTTCAATCAACCTTTAGGACCCTTCATTGCCAAAGATACTAACAATACGAGAAGAACCCTTGTGTTATGGTCACTTGCTGCCTTCCAACTCTGAGCCTATCACCAAACCTTATTTGTGCATTTTTGTCCTACTAGAAGTTCCTTTTtaggttttcactcctagttttttttaggcataatatctcTTTCCAGCATCTGCATTTACTAGTTTTGACAATTCTTCTCCATCCATGTGGGTTAAGATTAAAGCGCTCccaaaaaatgcctttttaatcACATATGGcccctcataagttggtgaccatttgccccaagGATCATTTTAATTTGGCAGTATTTTCTTCAGAATAAGGTCTTTAGGCTAGAATTCTCGAGGTCATTTATTCTTATCAAATGTCTTATCCATTCTAGCCTGGCATAGCTATCCATGACAAATTGTTGctaatcttttctcatcaatcagaTTGAGCTAATTGAGTCTTGTTTTGACCTATTCAATTTTATCCAACTATGCCTTTATTAAGATCTGTAGAGAGGGAATCTCCATCTTAATTGGTAAAACTGCTTCCATGCTCTACACTAATGAATATGGAGTTACCCAAGTCGACATTTTTATTGTAGTTCGATATGCATAGAGGGTGAAAGGAAGCATGTCATGCCACCTTTATAAGTGATGGTCATCTTTTCAATTATCCATTTGAGATTTTTATTGGTAGCTTCTATAGCCCCATTCATTTGAGGTTGATAGGGCAAAAAGTTGAAGTGACAGATCTTATACTGGTCACACAGCTTCTTGACATTTgaaccattcaaattcttagcgtTGTCAGTAATAATCTCCCTGGGGAGGCCATATCTATAGATAATGTTATTCTTGAGAAACTTTACGAATGCACTCTGAGTGACATGGGCATATGAGGCATCTGCctagccatcatatgtccattggcatgggtggCACAATTCCCTTGATGGGTTTCAAAAAAATCCTTTTAGCCTTATTTGCATCCACACACCTCAATATCTCTATTGAAGTTTCTTTTATGTAggatttcaccactggggaaatGCCCTAATGCTAACCTCTTGATCATTCTCCTTTCATTTCTACTTGCCCCTAGAGGATACTCTCTAGTTTTGATGTATTGCTGAATGTCGTAATACCAGGGTTTACCATTCATCTCCTCTTCGAATCATAAGGTAGTATGCAGGCTGACCCCTAGCTTTTATCTACAATAACTACACTTCTTGCCTCTCCTCCATTTGAGTCATAACTACTAGCGTAGCCAAAACATCAGCAAAATACTTCTTATCATGACCCAAATGTGTAAAGGAGATTTCTTTGAACTTCTTGATCAATTCTAGGAGATACTTCTGATAAGGGACTAGTTTTGGgtctttggtttgccattctccctttacTTGGTAGAttatcagggctgagtctccatatacttccAATTTCTTTACTTTCATTTCAATAGCAGCTTGTAAACTGCTCATACAGGGCTCATATTCTATGACATTATTGGTGCATTCGAATCTTAGCTTGACTGCCACCGGGAAATATTTCCTATCTGGGGATACCGGTACTGCCCCAATCCCATTACCAGAGAGGTTAATTGCCCCATCAAAATGCACCTTCCATACATCATTTTGTCCCTCAGTTTCCTCACTTATTACATTGATATGCTCATCCAGGAATTCAAAATCTAGCACCTCATAATCATCAATTGGATTTTTTACTAGGAGGTCTGTTATCACGCTTCCTTTTATCACTTTCCTAATCATATAGACGTCATATTGTgagagtatgacttgccactTTGCTATTCTCTCGGGTATGAATGGGTTTCAAAGACATACTTAATCGAATCTGTAACACTCTTATGtttagtagtgcgttctactgttcctgtgaccagtgttgtccagacagctaggatgcctaggacTACAtgtagatatgagtgaggagacatagaataatgaaatacaagaaaataaaatacaagaaaaataaagaaaaaataatagcaatggaatgtaaccaagttaaacgagccgagaaccttagcgatgggtgatcgcaccgggaagttgcggcgtggacagttgactagccctggaccatggggaaccctagaaaatatttttaaaacataattaaagacctattgaagtataaatatcattagaaatatcaaagaaaaattaattaattagtacaaagaaaaatggaaaatcgggaaaatgacaaaaatcggtgttaccaaaaaatcgggaatgcaatctgaataggggcattgtggtcatttgacaccccgagttgttttttgacctaaatttccattaaaaataaatgatattgcacttggaaaatgtcatgaaaaattaaattggtggtacctaattcaaatagcaaaagataggagcttaaagtgagaatttggaactttagaataaataaatatttaacccTTACTTAGCGCTCCACTTACTCCACTTAAATGGACCACTACACCTTCATTtggacagaaacttcatcttcttcaaccctcccaaaaaaccagccgaaaatttTCTTgagaaaatcctccatggccgtccatggccaagcttccatttcccatgatccaagccatttttccacttgattccttcactaaaattgttctacacaacttgtgcagtagataggcagcaagaagatcaagttttggtgaggttttgaagagtttcaaaagtggtaagtatgtgttttttattattatttcattaaaccttgaagggatgttatgggtagttgaattgtggaaggatttttgaagtttgatgagttaagggagaggtccatttttggcagccatggaacttcaatgagagcattttatctttgcatgtaaatggtagattaaagtgttgatgcaaGTGTttttgtgtgtaggaataaattagaTAATGTATAataaatgtatgtgtgatagtacacttaattttggaagcttggaagttaattgatgTGTAGATCAAAATATGTTGTTTcatagtttggtttatggaattatattgttgaattatggtgcttgttatggcagcttgtatatgtgtattaaggtttgagtttggacatgtaaatgagcttgtcatgtggttaaattatttgtaatttggacttggaaaattctggactataatgtgcatattgagtgtggttataagctgccaaaatgacaaaaaatgagttgctaaatgtgtttatgttatggtacaaaacagaaatagcatgaaggaagtgacttggtaagtgttgaatgtgtcctttggtatgtgatgaagagtatgttgcagggcagtgtgtgttttggcttagaaccttaagtgtgtgactccaattggtatgagaccaattggaggtgaaactagacacaaaatatgccaactttcatggaggaagcttaccaaaattctgcttggaaggtgacttgaaaaatgaccaaatctggattagtacatttaaaacctgaaaattgaccatttgggcagtagtttgtattttaaccataactcactcaaaacaggtctaattgacctaaaatttttatcatgaatagtttatacatatatctacaattcttatgaaggcaccaaagcccagaaatgaccataagcaagccaaatagcttgcacaagttcgggtccaaaaactagccgaacaaaaaatgacctaaaaatgacctaaagtgaccattttgatgcattctgaccagcat comes from the Hevea brasiliensis isolate MT/VB/25A 57/8 chromosome 5, ASM3005281v1, whole genome shotgun sequence genome and includes:
- the LOC110656628 gene encoding uncharacterized protein LOC110656628, whose protein sequence is MIRKVIKGSVITDLLVKNPIDDYEVLDFEFLDEHINVISEETEGQNDVWKVHFDGAINLSGNGIGAVPVSPDRKYFPVAVKLRFECTNNVIEYEPCMSSLQAAIEMKVKKLEVYGDSALIIYQVKGEWQTKDPKLVPYQKYLLELIKKFKEISFTHLGHDKKYFADVLATLVVMTQMEERQEV